The genomic region CGCACTACCGCGAAAAGGGGACGGATTCGCAGCGCGGCGACGGCGTGTTCACCGAGTCGCTGGACGCACTGCGGGCGCTGAACGCGCTGGGCTACGGGCAGGAGGGGACGGGGCTGCAGCTGGACCTGGTCACCAACCCGGTCGGCACCTTTCTGCCGGGCGACCAGACGGGGCTGGAGGCGGAGTGGAAGCGGCAGATGGAGCGGCTGTACGGCATTCGCTTCACCCGGCTGTACACCATCACCAACATGCCCATCAGCCGCTACCTGGAGTTCCTGGCGGAGAGCGGACGGCTGAACGAGTACATGGAGCGGCTGGTGACGGCTTTCAACCCCGCCGCGGCCGCGGGAGTGATGTGCCGCAACACGCTTTCGGTGGGATGGGATGGCGTGCTGTACGACTGCGACTTCAACCAGATGCTGGGGCTTCCGGTGGACCCGCGCGGGCCGCGGACCATCTTCGACTTCGATCTGGATGCGCTGAGCCGGCG from Longimicrobium sp. harbors:
- a CDS encoding DUF3641 domain-containing protein, whose amino-acid sequence is HYREKGTDSQRGDGVFTESLDALRALNALGYGQEGTGLQLDLVTNPVGTFLPGDQTGLEAEWKRQMERLYGIRFTRLYTITNMPISRYLEFLAESGRLNEYMERLVTAFNPAAAAGVMCRNTLSVGWDGVLYDCDFNQMLGLPVDPRGPRTIFDFDLDALSRRDIVLGPHCFGCTAGAGSSCGGATA